TGATTCAATAGCTTTGTCTTATCTTTGACATATATTTCAATACCATGTGTTATTATGCTTAATATACAtgcgtgtgtgtgtattttagtccttatacctataaatagctaaaatatatattaaatgtcaTTCTCTTATTGAGTTTGTTTAACTCACCCCtccattttaaatattattttaggttcTTAGCTTCCGTTAGGAGGTTGACCTTGGATTGAGAGTTCTTGCTACTTTATTTGTTGATATGTCTTGCTTGTTTTCCTgagatttttcttattctttgtaATTTGATGTCTTAGATAATCCAGTGTTACATTGTTTTCAttcaaatttagatttttgtttcaaaaataagattttatttaatgtaagtATTTCATTCAAACCTCTCTGTCATTGACACCTGCCAGGTAAACAACTGCATCCATCTTGACATGAAAAGGATTTTGATGTCAAAATTTAGCATTACAAAATTGTTTAGGAAAAAACCAAGAACATAATAAAAAACGGTTGTACTAAAAGTTCCAATGTCAAACCTAAAATGAGAAATCATGTGAAAACATGGAGAGGAAGACAACCAGTACTCAGTAgaacatataaaacatattattctCAAGATAAAGTGGCTAATGTGGAATTCTCCATTATTCGCAGGCTAGCACAAACAAAAACTTAGCCATTCCCATTCGTATTGCAAAGGAAAAATCAAACTGCATTTCATCTCTACTTGCTAGGAAGATAAAACCTACATAAAAGTAAGTGAAGAGGTGAGGTGAGGAAACATGTAAAGTGAGGTACGGGTAAAACactttcaaatacaaaaagtaTTATCAGCCAGCTACCATTTGGTATTTGCCTCCCATGAATCAGATAATCACGAAAGCAACATTATCCAGGATTATGAAGGCAAAAGCAGTTCGATTCAAATGTTGCAGGATTATGAAGGCAAAAGCAGTTCGATTCAAATGTTGCTAACCAAGCCAGCAAGGAACAAACACCTCATATTGCAAACCAGGAAGACTAAACATCGCTTACTTAATGGTGTCAGCTTTATTCGCACAAAGAAAGAAGCCAATGGACATACACGGAATAACAAAGCAAGCAGTGAACCGTTATGAGCATCTCATTGCATCCTTTTTCTAggtgttttctttccttctaaGCTGTTGTCTGGACCATATATCATCCTTTCATTGAAACAGAAAGAGGTAGAAAAAcagaaagaggaagaaaaacagcCAAGTCATCTTTAGATTTCATCAAATCAGATAAATAAAATTGTCCAttccacaaaaaaaacatttctccccaaatacatatatatttgtCAAAGCATCCTGATTTTCATTTCAAAGGGGTATGAGAATCTATATGATAAAATCAACTTTCATAGTCCTAGAAATGTTAGCAGCACAATTTTGATACGAGTAACCAAGCCAGAAGGTAATGCACAAAACTCAAGCAATTGAAACCCACAGCAGATGATGTTCCCATGATgttatgtatcaaaataatcctAAGGCTAAAACCATACTGAGTATATTCCAAGAAACAGTAAATGGgttttgaaaccctttagtttTCAAAGTTCTCTTCAGCACCTATCCCTTGTCTTGTGAGTGGTCAAGACTATCCTTACAAGAGTCACTGTCAGCTTGCTTCTGCTTCTTCACACTAGGGCCCCCTTCTTCCAAGGCTCTCAATTTGTTCTTTATTGCAGCTATCTTGGCACTACGACTTGTCTGCCCTAAAGTGCTACCAGTAAGGCCAGCTTTCTTTGCCTCACCAAGTGCTGTGGAAGAATCCTGTGCTGCTTCATCCACGTATTTCTCGCTGGCAAGACGAACAACCAAAGGGCGGCCACAAGCTAACCTCCCATGCATCTTCTCCTTGGCCAGTTTAGCTTCCTGCATACTCACTTTAAACGTGGAAATCAGGAGTTTGCCTTGGTACAAAAGCAAAAGAAGCATACAGCTTACCTCTTTAGTGCTAAACTGGATAAAAGCAAAGCCCCTTGGCTCTCCACGTTTTGGTCCACGAGTATGCCATAGAAATTCTTCAGATAAAATCTTGCCATAGGGAGTAAACATCTTAATCAGAGCAGCCCTGAAGAAGATGCAGAGAGTAAATGAAACAGCAAAACATGATAATATGAACTTATGCTGACACttgcaccaaaaaaaaagaaaagaaaaggaattcaaCATTCATACATTTACTTACTCTGTTATTCTCAAGTCAAGGTTACCGATATAAACTCTACTTTCAGCCTtctcatcaattaaaaaattaggatCCTGCATCCAATTATCACACCCAGAAAACCATCATCCCATTATGCatcatgaaagaaataaaacatcACAACAAGATTGCACTTAAGCTCAGCCTTCCTCAGTGTTATGAAAAATGTTGAGCATTTGAATATGAGGACCAAATCAAACAAGACATGTTAAGATACTGGTCAGAAACCCATTTGGCAAGACATTCATATGTTGACCATATCAAAACCTCCAATTCCCTGGTAAAATGCCTCTAACAATGTCTTCAAAAAACTCAGCCCGTTCTCACTTGTGAGACAGAGAAAGAGAGCTTTGGTATCAACAAGCCACCCAATGTTGCATAAAATACTCTGGCTCTTTCTTTACCCCCAAGAACACCCGTGTCAAATAACTAGGCATGGGTTATGACACTAAACACTTAATATAAACGAAAAAGTTTAACGAAGTTCTGTATAGCAACTGATTCCGACACAAGTATGCACATCGAACATGAACTTGTATTAGATACAGATGTCCCAAGTCCCTGCAACATGTTCTCTGAAAGTAAAACATGGTCTAGCATTTCTGTATAACTGTTTACTcatgtttcattttttatgatcaagattaaaaacaaaaggcgGTTTTAAAAACATTCAGAGTTAAACGAATATATCAAAACTTCCAAATACACAATTAAATACTCTCATTAAAGTTCCAATAAACTCATCCATACCGAAGAGCAGACCAGCCAAGGTTTGTTTTCCGACCACATGGTCTCAAACAACCAAATACTCGAGCTTGCCTTCAACAACCAACCCACCTAATGTTCTGTGTATTACTCAAGCTACTCACTTTACCGTGGAGCACCTGTGCAAGATACTAGATACTCGAACACGGGCACCACCACTTGGACATTTCAAATCAAAGTAAAATGTCGGAAAATAACGAAGTCCGACATGGATATGCTTGTCGAACACAACACACACCCGTATCGGATACAAATTAATCTCCAAGTTTAAGCAACGTGATCAGTGACTACTGAGACTAACCTAAGCAGCGTCAATTTGATAAACATttacaaatcttaaaaaacacaaagcaataaacacatataataataaaaaacaataattgaaaagtgaattccttTACCATAATGGGATTCAAGCAAGGAACTTTAAGAGATTTCCAGCATCAAAATACCTGcattataataacaaaacaaaccccAACATTAACTATTGACTAGGCATTTTCAATACTTATCGGTATAAAGCAACGAAATTTATGCATATTTAAGctgaattatgaaattatattgaaTGATTTATTAGATTGGGGAGATTAAAGAAAAaggtttgtaaagaaaaaccctagaaattggaaattaaaaatcaaaatcaagaaaagaatttattttgattgcttaCAGTGAGAAAAGAAttgggagggggggggggattttGATCATCGCTGAAAAGTAGATTTCTAGCGTCGGTTTTATTCGAGACTTGAGTGCCTACGAAAACGACGCCGTAgtattaagagtttttttttttttttttctagaaagaaAACATAGATCCGACCAGACATGTTTTGAATTACTGGTAAGTTTattcattcaattaaatttttattttataaaaaataataataatatcattttaaaaaaatatttttttaaaaaaaagttaattagttttgattggttttttattgggtatttttaagttaattaaatcaTAAGTCAACCTAAATTTTTAACCTGTCATACCAAAttaattctcatttaatttttattgaatttcagcctcatctataaaatcatGTTCTAAAACAgtgaaaaaaaggagaaaaatattactcatctttttttttttttaagatgaatattaAGCTAGTACTGACCCCATAggttgatttaataaattccaAACTCATAATCCACtcaagttttaatttgaattaattttgatatttatttgattaaaccTTAGCTATTTATTCAATTGATCTAATTAGTTTCATCAACTCAATTTAGATTAAATCGGATTAATGCaaggaatttaaaaaaactaacacaatgtaattttaaataagaataatagATCTAAATTGATTTATAGACCCAACAAATCCAATAACAGtgcattgttttaatttttaagtctcggaaatcttaattgaattttgattttctttgttttttttaatgttctgtTCATAATGGATTGAAGATGAGAGAGTAATGCTCTTTCGTGGTTATTAATGGAGCTCCAATTCATGAGACCAGATATTCTGGCGAAGCCCACCTCATCAGCTCTCCCCAATGCTGCCCACTTAGTCTTTTTGGGCCAATAAATTCATGAAGGGCTCTTTCATCTGGGAAATTAAGATGACATAATCTTTAATCCAAAGGACTAACACATTAATCTAATTGAATTAAGCTTTTCATTATAGATTGATTAGCTAATAATGTATCTTCTCATTCTTTCTCCGATgcctttaaatatattttctcatcATGACTTTACCATGAAATACCTCTTTCAATCAGTTTCCTTCAATGTGTTTGGATTCTTTTAAGAGATAATGAAAACAGCAGCACTCACATCTCTTCGAGGTAAAATTCATGGAATCATGATTAGGGTTACAGCTCATTCATGTAACACATGCATGAAAATGACATCCACCAAGCAAAgcaaattcaaagaaattttgCCCACCAAGGCAATACACCGCCCATCCATCTGCTTAACGATGGTGATGCCACTAAACCCACAAGCTGATGGAGCATCCAGGGGCCAGAGCTATCAAGACTATAATAATGGCAATTGATTGCGCGGTACCCCTTTGTCAAAGGGTGAAGAAATTTTGTGTCTTCTTTGACATCTTTTTCCGCCCCAGCTTAAATTTATGGCTGAGGGGCTGATTGCTATGGCATGTGTGGTGCAACTGTGCAGGAAACTTGGGGTTTGGCCGAGATGAATGATAAACACTGAGAATTCTATTTGTCAACTGATCCTTTAGTGTTGAGAATTAGGGTTTTCTAAATTATTCTGTATGATGTAGGAATGCAACATGAATTGATGAAATCTGTCGTCCACTTTGTGAAGCTAGTGGACTACAAGTAATAAGTCATCAGTGCGTAACTATATTATTGCTAGCTAGTGGATCAGGTGaattaaaaatgctttttaatgGATTAATAgaaagttttcaatttttttgttgtgttaatGTTTAGATTCTGGAAATGAAAAATTAGGTAGCAGCAGTACTTCC
The DNA window shown above is from Populus trichocarpa isolate Nisqually-1 chromosome 4, P.trichocarpa_v4.1, whole genome shotgun sequence and carries:
- the LOC7493594 gene encoding uncharacterized protein LOC7493594 isoform X3, which encodes MAALIKMFTPYGKILSEEFLWHTRGPKRGEPRGFAFIQFSTKEEAKLAKEKMHGRLACGRPLVVRLASEKYVDEAAQDSSTALGEAKKAGLTGSTLGQTSRSAKIAAIKNKLRALEEGGPSVKKQKQADSDSCKDSLDHSQDKG
- the LOC7493594 gene encoding uncharacterized protein LOC7493594 isoform X1, whose amino-acid sequence is MQDPNFLIDEKAESRVYIGNLDLRITEAALIKMFTPYGKILSEEFLWHTRGPKRGEPRGFAFIQFSTKEEAKLAKEKMHGRLACGRPLVVRLASEKYVDEAAQDSSTALGEAKKAGLTGSTLGQTSRSAKIAAIKNKLRALEEGGPSVKKQKQADSDSCKDSLDHSQDKG
- the LOC7493594 gene encoding uncharacterized protein LOC7493594 isoform X2 — protein: MDPNFLIDEKAESRVYIGNLDLRITEAALIKMFTPYGKILSEEFLWHTRGPKRGEPRGFAFIQFSTKEEAKLAKEKMHGRLACGRPLVVRLASEKYVDEAAQDSSTALGEAKKAGLTGSTLGQTSRSAKIAAIKNKLRALEEGGPSVKKQKQADSDSCKDSLDHSQDKG